Proteins from a genomic interval of Heptranchias perlo isolate sHepPer1 chromosome 19, sHepPer1.hap1, whole genome shotgun sequence:
- the LOC137335309 gene encoding protein-glutamine gamma-glutamyltransferase 2-like, whose product MAGVAEVSYADFHCEKNNQEHRTAEISTKRLIVRRGQIFHITVQFNKSQCNPDSDRFALTAETGPRPSPTSGTKVLFPLKNSINAKKWSGVVVSNNGTLLSLAISSSPNAKIGRYTLSLLSSTDYQIKSFKLGEFILLFNPWCSDDEVFLDSAEQREEYVMNEDGIVYVGHCSFINKRPWYFGQFEENIVDICLKLLDNNRKCLNTPEKDYMRRNDPVYISRVVTAMVNCNDDRGILQGKWNEPYSGGAYPWSWNGSVAILHQWNRYGCRPVRYGQCWVYAAVACTVLRCLGIPTRVVTNFNSAHDTNGNLTIDKVYDERGRECGGQNDSIWNFHVWVESWMARNDLKSGHDGWQVLDPTPQEKSEGTYCCGPAPVNAIKEGAVDMKFDVPFVFAEVNADQVSWICRRDGGKEKISVETRHVGRNISTKSCGSTDRDDITHNYKYPEGSNQERAIFTKADLTNRPQREKKLQIHVKTDESVNHGSDIKVLISISNCSPVNMVCKLNFNAQIMKYNGIPLSQAITKNVQEIALEANEERTVPLEVSYSEYGNYLENQHLIKLIALAADVATNENVLAVKDVAVVNPDITIQILGQPILNQQLMAEISFRNPLLVPLLDCVFTIEGVGLIDEIQQMNVREIKVNETTTVTVQFTPKRMGPRKLLVDFDCNRIKDVKGFKNITVQCFKLI is encoded by the exons TTGCTGAAGTGAGTTACGCTGACTTTCACTGTGAGAAGAACAACCAAGAGCACAGGACCGCTGAGATCAGCACCAAGCGACTGATAGTCAGGCGGGGACAGATCTTCCACATCACGGTGCAATTCAACAAAAGCCAATGCAATCCAGACAGTGACAGATTTGCGCTCACTGCTGAGACAG GACCACGACCTTCACCAACATCTGGAACCAAAGTCCTGTTCCCATTGAAAAATTcaattaatgcaaagaagtggAGTGGAGTAGTAGTTTCTAACAACGGGACCTTATTGTCCTTGGCCATATCCTCATCTCCAAATGCCAAGATCGGACGATATACCCTATCTCTGCTAAGCTCAACAGACTACCAGATCAAGAGCTTCAAACTTGGGGAGTTCATCCTACTTTTCAACCCATGGTGCTCAG ATGATGAAGTCTTTCTGGACAGTGCTGAACAAAGAGAAGAATATGTGATGAATGAAGATGGAATCGTCTACGTTGGTCATTGTAGTTTTATTAATAAACGCCCATGGTACTTTGGCCAG TTTGAAGAGAATATCGTAGATATCTGTCTGAAGTTATTGGACAACAATCGCAAATGCCTGAACACCCCAGAGAAGGACTATATGCGCAGAAATGACCCTGTTTACATCAGTAGGGTAGTGACAGCTATG GTGAATTGTAATGATGACAGAGGGATACTTCAGGGTAAATGGAATGAACCATATTCTGGTGGAGCGTACCCTTGGAGTTGGAATGGAAGTGTTGCCATCCTTCATCAGTGGAATAGATATGGCTGTCGGCCAGTTCGCTATGGGCAGTGCTGGGTGTATGCAGCGGTGGCCTGCACAG TTTTGAGGTGCTTAGGAATTCCTACTCGTGTTGTCACAAACTTTAATTCTGCTCATGACACCAATGGGAACTTAACAATTGATAAAGTATATGATGAACGTGGGAGAGAATGTGGAGGGCAAAATGATAGTATATG GAACTTCCATGTCTGGGTGGAGAGTTGGATGGCGCGAAATGATCTGAAGTCAGGCCATGATGGATGGCAGGTACTGGACCCAACACCACAGGAGAAAAGTGAAG GAACTTACTGCTGTGGACCTGCACCGGTCAATGCAATCAAAGAAGGGGCCGTGGATATGAAGTTTGACGTTCCCTTTGTGTTTGCTGAGGTCAATGCAGATCAAGTAAGTTGGATCTGCCGTAGAGATGGCGGGAAAGAAAAGATATCTGTTGAAACTCGACATGTGGGCCGGAATATCAGCACCAAGAGTTGTGGCAGCACTGATCGTGATGACATCACACACAATTACAAATATCCTGAGG GCTCTAATCAAGAAAGAGCAATATTTACTAAAGCTGACCTCACAAATAGACCTCAACGAGAAAAGAAACTCCAAATCCATGTAAAGACTGACGAATCAGTAAACCACGGATCTGACATTAAAGTTCTTATATCCATCTCCAACTGCAGTCCAGTGAATATGGTCTGCAAACTTAACTTTAATGCACAGATAATGAAGTATAATGgaataccactgagccaagctataACGAAGAATGTGCAAGAAATTGCTCTTGAAGCCAATGAAG AAAGGACAGTGCCTCTAGAAGTCTCTTACTCAGAGTATGGCAACTACCTTGAAAATCAACATTTGATCAAGCTGATAGCTTTGGCAGCTGATGTAGCAACAAATGAAAACGTATTGGCAGTGAAGGATGTTGCCGTGGTCAATCCTGATATCACAATTCAG ATCCTGGGTCAGCCTATCTTGAACCAACAGTTGATGGCAGAAATCAGCTTTAGGAACCCTTTGCTTGTGCCACTGCTTGATTGTGTCTTCACCATAGAAGGAGTAGGTCTGATTGACGAGATACAACAGATGAA